The Paenibacillus polymyxa M1 DNA segment ACCAGGTAGCTATGCTCTCGACGGAAATAGGAGATCTGCGGGGCACCGACGAATTTCGGGCTGCCGAGCATATTGTCGGGCTGATCGAAAAGGAATTGCAGTTGTCTTTTCCCGAAGATGAAATCGCCTACATTGCCATGCATCTTGCCGGAAACAAGTGGTTTGTCGGAATTGAAGGACAACAAATAGAGGACATGGGACCCGAGAAGCTGCTGGACTGGAACATCTATGAATTGGGCAAGGAAATGCTCGCCGAGATCGACAGGGATTTGAATCTGAACATCAGCCGTGATACGGAACTGCTCATAGGCATCTGCCTTCATCTGAAGCCGGCGCTGAACCGGGTAAAGTACGGGATGAACATCCGAAACCCCATGCTGGAGCATGTCAAGAGCAACTACTCTCTGGCTTTTCAAGCGGGAGTCATTGGTGCCAAGCTGGTCGAGAGCAAGCTGAATATTGCGATCCCGGAAGCGGAGATGGGCTATCTCGCCATTCACATCGGAGCAGCCATCGAACGACAGCGTATGAACACCCGGCCAAAACGCTGTCTGGTCGTCTGCACTTCAGGAGTTGGAAGCGCCCGGCTGCTCAAGTACAAACTGCAAAGCACTTTTGGCAGCTCGCTTGAAGTGGCGGGTACAACGGAATATTACAAGCTTCAGCAGGTCCCCCTCCATGACATTGACTTTGTGGTGAGCACCATTCCCATTCAGCTGCCATTATCGGTTCCGGTCGTGGTCGTGCAGACACTTCTTGGCGGCAGCGATATGGGCAAAATCGGAAGTTTTCTGACTGGTGAAGCCGAGTTTGATTTTCATTACATTCGGGAGGAACTCGTATTTCTGAGACAAAATTTTACCACCAAGGAAGAGGTCATCTCTTTTCTGGGCCAAAAAATATATGCTGAAGGGCTGATCCGCTCTGCAGAAGGTTTTATAGGACTCGTTCTGGAACGAGAACAGGCTGCACCCACGGCTTACGGAAATTTGGTAGCCGTTCCTCACCCTATCATTCCGCAAAGCAATCAAACCGTATGGGCGGTCTGTACCCTTCAACAACCTATCGAGTGGGGCGACAAACCAGTGCAGTTCATCTGTCTCCTCAGCATTGAAAGAAACGGTAAAGAGCCACCGTCTAAAATGTATAACCATCTCATGGAACTGGTCGACAATTCGGATATCGTCCAGCAGATGTTAAAATGCGAAACGTACGAGGAATTCTCCAGGATTATCGTTAAATATAAGCTGTATTGAACCAAGCTTCGCAGTGCATCTAGCTGATATTCACAGAGCGGGTGCTGCTTGGAGCTTTTTAAAATGAAAGCGTAGTAGCAATGAATGAATTTCCGTTACTGGCGGAAAAGACTTGGGTTTAGATCTCGGCAGCAAACCTATACACTGAATCTGTAAGTTAAAGAGAAAAAAGCATGAGGTGAACGAGATGGAGGAGTATCAAGAAATTATTATGGGAATTATCACTAACTCAGGTGTTGCCAAGAGTAAAGCGATGGACGCGATCGCTCTTGCTCAAAAAGGTAACACACAGTTGGCGGCAGAGCGGCTTGAAGAAAGCAAAGCCGAGTTGGTTAAAGCGCATAAATCACAAACGAGGCTGATTCAACAGGAAGCTGGCGGAACCGTCCACGAAGTCACACTGCTTATGGTACATGCTCAAGATCATCTTATGTCAGCCATCACAACTAAAGATCTGGCTGGACATATGATTGAGCTTTACAACAGATTGAATCGCTATGAAGAAATCACAAATCACACTTCCAACGGAGGGAACAACGGATGAAACAAATTACACTGGTATGTGCTGCAGGAATGTCTACAAGTATGTTGGTACAGAAAATGCAAAAGGCCGCACAAGCGCAAAACCTTGAGGTTGAAATCAGGGCTACTTCCGAAGGTTCGTTTAAAGAATATGCCGACAAGACGGATGTGCTGCTGATTGGACCACAGGTCGGCTACCTGGAGGATGATTTCAAGGCAAAATATGAACCTAAAGGCATTAAGGTAAGTGTTATCAATATAGTAGACTACGGTATGATGAACGGCGAAAAAGTGCTAGGAGACGCGCTTAAGCTGTAATGGTCAGAGTCAGATGCTCACTCATCAGCCCGAACAAGGAGGTTGGTCAAATCGGGCAACGATATATGATGATTCTACATGGTGTTCCATCAAATGAAAGCGTTATCTAAGTTATTATATAGGCGGATGAAAGTCTATAGTAGGAGTTGAATAAATATGGCTAGCCAACAAAAATTCTCTTATAAGCTTCAAAAAGTGGCGGGTACAATTCAGCAAAACCGTTACATGAGCGCAATTTCCAACGGGCTGATGTCCACCCTTCCTTTTCTGATTATCGGAGCATTTGCAACTCTCTTCTCTGCACTTGCTTGGGAACCTTACCAGAATCTTATTGCGCCCGTGAAGGCCATAATCGGGTTGGCATCAACGATGACCACCGGCATCATTGCTCTGTATGCGGTATTTTTTATAGCCTACAGACTGGCGCAAGCTTTTGACAAGGACCCCCTTGTTCCGGCGGCAACCGCCCTTCTCTCTTTTCTTATTGTTACACCGATCCAGACCTTTGATAAAGTCCGTGCTTTGCCACTTCAATGGCTCGGCGCGCAGGGATTGTTCGTTGCCATGATCGTCGGTTTGATTGCCGCACGGTTGTATATTTGGATTGTCGACCGCAATTGGACGATTAAAATGCCTGACGGGGTCCCGCCTACCGTTGTCAAAACCTTCTCAGGCTTGATCCCGGCCGTCTTGGTAGCCCTTGTGTTTGTTATCGTTGCTGGTTTGTTTATGCAGACTTCATTTGGTACAGTCCACGATTTTATCTATACTTATCTCCAAATACCACTGGAAGGGTTGGGCGGATCACTCGGCGCTTTGATTATCGCGCTGATCATTATGCAGGCTCTGTGGATGTTCGGAATTCACGGTGCAATTGTTATACTCGCTATCGTGAAGCCCATCTGGATGAGCCTGGATCTAGCCAACCTTGACGCTTTCCAGGCAGGCGCTCCACTTCCAAACATTATCGGGCTGGCCTTCTGGTCCATCTTCTGCAACTATGCACCAATGCTCGGATTTGCCCTACTATTGGTTTTCCTGGCCAAGAGCAAACAGCTTCGCACGATCGGCAAGCTTGGTCTTCCAGGTACCTTTTTCTCAATTCACGAGCCGTTGATCTTCGGAATTCCAATGGTATTGAACCCGTTGCTAGCCATTCCGTTTATCGTTGCCCCCATCATTTGTGCGGTGCTCGGCTATATTGCCACCAACATCGGCTTGTTGCCCGCA contains these protein-coding regions:
- a CDS encoding BglG family transcription antiterminator, encoding MNARMVSILQHLLAADAPVKSDYLAKLIQVTSRTIRSDIRELDEFLSKHGAAIEPVRSRGYELKITDNRSFRALLQQLFLSGEPDDPGSPGYRQLYLIKRLLLADHYVKLEDLADELYISKSTVQNDFKEVKQTLQGYGITIDKRPNYGVKLKGDEVQLRFCLSEFIVSRSEEQGGTLHAALRIVTPHEMTLICGIVLEQTQKYEVTLSDIAFSNLSIHIAIACKRIRDGNQVAMLSTEIGDLRGTDEFRAAEHIVGLIEKELQLSFPEDEIAYIAMHLAGNKWFVGIEGQQIEDMGPEKLLDWNIYELGKEMLAEIDRDLNLNISRDTELLIGICLHLKPALNRVKYGMNIRNPMLEHVKSNYSLAFQAGVIGAKLVESKLNIAIPEAEMGYLAIHIGAAIERQRMNTRPKRCLVVCTSGVGSARLLKYKLQSTFGSSLEVAGTTEYYKLQQVPLHDIDFVVSTIPIQLPLSVPVVVVQTLLGGSDMGKIGSFLTGEAEFDFHYIREELVFLRQNFTTKEEVISFLGQKIYAEGLIRSAEGFIGLVLEREQAAPTAYGNLVAVPHPIIPQSNQTVWAVCTLQQPIEWGDKPVQFICLLSIERNGKEPPSKMYNHLMELVDNSDIVQQMLKCETYEEFSRIIVKYKLY
- a CDS encoding PTS lactose/cellobiose transporter subunit IIA — its product is MEEYQEIIMGIITNSGVAKSKAMDAIALAQKGNTQLAAERLEESKAELVKAHKSQTRLIQQEAGGTVHEVTLLMVHAQDHLMSAITTKDLAGHMIELYNRLNRYEEITNHTSNGGNNG
- a CDS encoding PTS sugar transporter subunit IIB, with translation MKQITLVCAAGMSTSMLVQKMQKAAQAQNLEVEIRATSEGSFKEYADKTDVLLIGPQVGYLEDDFKAKYEPKGIKVSVINIVDYGMMNGEKVLGDALKL
- a CDS encoding PTS sugar transporter subunit IIC — encoded protein: MASQQKFSYKLQKVAGTIQQNRYMSAISNGLMSTLPFLIIGAFATLFSALAWEPYQNLIAPVKAIIGLASTMTTGIIALYAVFFIAYRLAQAFDKDPLVPAATALLSFLIVTPIQTFDKVRALPLQWLGAQGLFVAMIVGLIAARLYIWIVDRNWTIKMPDGVPPTVVKTFSGLIPAVLVALVFVIVAGLFMQTSFGTVHDFIYTYLQIPLEGLGGSLGALIIALIIMQALWMFGIHGAIVILAIVKPIWMSLDLANLDAFQAGAPLPNIIGLAFWSIFCNYAPMLGFALLLVFLAKSKQLRTIGKLGLPGTFFSIHEPLIFGIPMVLNPLLAIPFIVAPIICAVLGYIATNIGLLPAPIGIYPPFGTPIFALGFIEGSWKLAAAQLVLIPISMLIYYPFFRALDKQALKKEQEAQEQLEKQASETTASPAIL